The sequence CCGCGATGATGATCCCGCGCTTGCCGGCCAGTTCGCGGCCGCGCCCGTAGACGGCCAGCGCCGTGTCGCGCAGCATGCAGGCGAGGTCGTCGCCGACGATCCGCGACAGCTCCTCGAAGCTGATGTTCACGTCGTGGCCCGCCTCGGCCTTGGTGCTCGGCGTGAAGATCGGCGTCTCCAGCCGCGCGGACTCCGTGAGCCCCGCAGGCAGCCGGATGCCGCAGACGGTGCCCGAGGCCTTGTACTCCTTCCAGCCGCTGCCGGAGAGGTAGCCGCGGACGATGCACTCCACGGGCAGCACCGCCGCCTTCTTGACGAGCATGCTGCGCCCCTCGAGCACGTCGCGGTGCGCGCGCAGCGGGGCGGGGAAGTCGTCGACCTCGGTGGCGACGAGGTGGTTCTCGACGATGTCCGCCACCTGGCGGAACCAGTGGATGGAGATCTGCGTCAGCACCCGCCCCTTGCCGGGAATGCCGTTGGGCAGCACCACGTCGAAGGCGGAGATGCGATCCGTGGCGACGATGAGGAAGTGCTCGCCGATGTCGTAGACGTCGCGGACCTTGCCGCGGCGCGGCGGCGGGTAGCCGGGCAGGGCGGTCTGGAGAACCAGGCGGCTCATCGCTGGCTCGGGTGGGCCGAAATCCGCGCGCCGGGCGCGCTAGACGACCTTCGCGCGGACCTTGTCGGTCAGGTCGGTGGCGTAGTCCTTGAGGTCCTCCGCCAGGT comes from bacterium and encodes:
- a CDS encoding phosphoribosylaminoimidazolesuccinocarboxamide synthase, which codes for MSRLVLQTALPGYPPPRRGKVRDVYDIGEHFLIVATDRISAFDVVLPNGIPGKGRVLTQISIHWFRQVADIVENHLVATEVDDFPAPLRAHRDVLEGRSMLVKKAAVLPVECIVRGYLSGSGWKEYKASGTVCGIRLPAGLTESARLETPIFTPSTKAEAGHDVNISFEELSRIVGDDLACMLRDTALAVYGRGRELAGKRGIIIADTKMEFGIFDKRLILIDELMTPDSSRFWSAATWQPGRGQDSWDKQIVRDYLLTLDWDQTYPGPVLPDAIVAKAAARYEEIYRILTQ